In Flavobacterium lacustre, a genomic segment contains:
- a CDS encoding OsmC family protein, whose translation MTSRVTYLGNLRTSSVHLQSGTEILSDAPLDNNGKGEAFSPTDTVANALATCMLTIMGIKARDMQLNIENSTAAVTKIMNAEPRRIGTIEIAFDMSGVLEQKDKIILERAAMTCPVFLSLNADIEKRITFDWK comes from the coding sequence ATGACATCAAGAGTAACATATTTAGGGAATTTAAGAACGAGCTCGGTTCATTTGCAATCGGGAACCGAGATACTTTCGGATGCGCCATTAGATAATAACGGAAAAGGAGAAGCTTTTTCTCCAACGGATACTGTGGCTAATGCTTTGGCAACTTGTATGCTAACAATTATGGGAATAAAAGCCCGAGATATGCAACTTAATATTGAAAATTCTACCGCTGCTGTAACTAAAATTATGAATGCGGAGCCACGACGTATCGGCACTATTGAAATTGCTTTTGATATGAGCGGAGTTTTGGAACAAAAAGATAAAATTATTTTAGAAAGAGCCGCAATGACTTGCCCTGTTTTCTTAAGTTTGAATGCTGATATTGAGAAACGAATCACTTTTGACTGGAAATAA
- a CDS encoding LysM peptidoglycan-binding domain-containing protein, with translation MKYFITICLVSLFFTANVFSQSKTITHKVAKGETINQIAQKYKVTPFDIYRLNPDAQSGLKPNSVLLIPNGSEKKITTPAKTVLKATTHEVAPKETFYSIEKKYGVSDEALKKANPFLEKDGIQIGQKLVIPSNSVAVSKKAIASPEKTVYHEVLPKETKYSIAKQYGITIEELEKRNPDIVANLPVGYQLLIKGTAPKTPKISVVTETKTEIVNPNTAVVSTKVEDYAAYQVKPKETLYSLSKMFGLSSEELQNLNPALSEGVVEGMILKVPSTIVLPKESKKAYTILTKNSNDKKKLVLLLPFNLTKIEGDTVNSTVMRLKKDKFLNMTLDFYSGALMAIDSAKQLGITVDVSIFDSQESKNSSNVASIIKENNLGNADAIIGPFYQNNVEKTAGLVAFNQVPVISPLSKDVGDAYSNLYQSIPTTVTIRNTVFDFMRAKGGNIIAVVDKKKESVKKYIQENQKDVRFAALTETGGLNVESLKSLLVKNKTNYVVMETGNTGMIKSTMTAMLNAMALYSVQLVILEPNETLDTDEINFQNLAKLKLMYPSMTRENESSEALIFEKEYRKKNKIMPTAFATRGFDVTFDTMMRLSQGKTYQETVEMMATEQVDNKFEYYRKEGGGYTNKGVYVLYYDTDLTIKEAN, from the coding sequence ATGAAATATTTTATTACAATTTGTTTAGTTAGTTTGTTTTTTACTGCCAATGTTTTTTCACAATCAAAAACCATCACACATAAAGTAGCGAAAGGAGAAACCATCAATCAAATTGCACAAAAATATAAGGTTACTCCATTTGATATTTACAGACTCAATCCTGACGCACAAAGTGGTTTGAAACCCAACAGCGTTTTGCTGATTCCTAACGGTTCCGAAAAAAAAATCACAACTCCTGCAAAAACAGTTCTTAAAGCCACAACCCACGAAGTTGCTCCGAAAGAAACCTTTTACAGCATCGAAAAAAAATACGGCGTTTCTGATGAAGCTTTAAAAAAAGCCAATCCTTTTCTTGAAAAAGACGGAATACAAATTGGGCAAAAACTTGTTATTCCCTCTAATTCTGTTGCTGTTTCGAAAAAAGCAATTGCCAGTCCGGAAAAAACAGTTTATCATGAGGTACTTCCAAAAGAAACCAAATATTCGATTGCTAAACAATACGGAATTACAATTGAAGAATTAGAAAAAAGAAATCCGGATATTGTAGCTAATTTACCTGTTGGATATCAGTTGTTGATAAAAGGGACAGCGCCCAAAACACCAAAAATTTCAGTAGTAACCGAAACTAAAACGGAAATAGTTAATCCTAATACTGCTGTAGTTTCGACGAAAGTTGAGGATTACGCAGCATATCAGGTTAAACCAAAAGAAACGCTTTATAGTTTGTCAAAAATGTTTGGTTTGAGTTCGGAAGAATTGCAAAATCTCAATCCTGCTTTATCCGAAGGAGTTGTCGAAGGAATGATTTTGAAAGTTCCGTCTACTATTGTGCTTCCGAAAGAAAGTAAAAAAGCATATACTATATTGACCAAAAACAGTAATGACAAAAAGAAATTAGTGCTGCTGTTGCCTTTTAATTTAACTAAAATAGAAGGAGATACAGTAAATTCAACGGTTATGCGTTTGAAAAAAGACAAGTTTCTAAACATGACTTTAGACTTTTATTCCGGAGCTTTAATGGCTATTGATTCTGCCAAACAACTAGGAATAACGGTTGATGTAAGTATTTTTGATTCACAAGAAAGCAAGAATAGTTCTAATGTTGCTTCAATAATAAAAGAAAATAACCTTGGGAATGCAGATGCTATAATTGGACCTTTTTACCAAAATAATGTAGAAAAAACAGCCGGATTAGTGGCGTTTAATCAGGTTCCGGTTATTTCACCTTTGTCAAAAGATGTGGGAGACGCATATAGTAATTTATACCAAAGCATCCCAACAACGGTTACAATACGCAATACAGTTTTCGATTTTATGCGCGCAAAAGGCGGAAATATTATTGCCGTGGTGGATAAGAAAAAAGAGTCTGTTAAAAAATACATTCAAGAAAATCAGAAAGACGTTCGATTTGCTGCTTTGACCGAAACAGGTGGTCTAAACGTGGAAAGTTTAAAAAGTTTATTGGTCAAAAACAAAACGAATTATGTGGTGATGGAAACCGGGAATACAGGAATGATAAAATCAACTATGACGGCGATGTTGAATGCAATGGCTTTATATTCGGTTCAATTGGTTATTTTGGAGCCTAACGAAACTTTGGATACAGATGAAATTAATTTTCAGAATTTGGCTAAGTTAAAATTGATGTATCCTTCGATGACGCGTGAAAACGAATCTTCGGAAGCGCTTATTTTTGAAAAAGAGTACAGAAAGAAAAATAAAATCATGCCTACTGCTTTTGCTACCCGCGGATTTGACGTTACTTTTGATACAATGATGCGATTGTCTCAGGGTAAAACGTATCAGGAAACGGTCGAAATGATGGCAACAGAACAGGTTGATAATAAATTTGAATACTACAGAAAAGAAGGTGGTGGCTATACCAATAAAGGAGTTTATGTCTTGTACTACGACACAGACTTAACTATAAAAGAGGCTAATTAA
- a CDS encoding voltage-gated chloride channel family protein — translation MNSEKTKTTLVLLLKWIFICVLIGIFSGSASAFFLVALEWVTQFREHNSWMIWLLPIGGLFIGLLYHYYGATVVKGNNLLLEEYENPQKVIPLKMAPLVLIGTLITHIFGGSAGREGTAVQMGGAIADQFTRIFQLDNSDRKTLIILGISAGFASVFGTPLAGALFALEVVFFSKISLRSSILSFLTAYIAYFTVEFWQVKHTHYSIPIVPELTFLNLLWIMGISILFGLAALLFSRSTKFWGALFSKTIQYAPLRPFIGGIILALAVYFIGTTKYIGLGVPSIVDSFLTANAPYDFILKILFTGFTLGAGFKGGEVTPLFFVGATLGSALSVIVPLPIAFLAGLGFVAVFSGATHTPIACTVMGMELFGIESGIFIGIACLVAYFSSGSVGIYNAQIVKGAKYHLYQKLNRKKLELF, via the coding sequence ATGAATTCAGAAAAAACAAAAACAACACTCGTTCTACTACTCAAATGGATTTTCATTTGTGTGCTGATTGGTATTTTTTCTGGTTCTGCTTCGGCATTTTTTTTGGTAGCACTGGAATGGGTTACGCAATTTAGAGAACACAACAGCTGGATGATTTGGCTTTTACCAATAGGTGGATTATTCATCGGTTTATTGTATCATTATTATGGTGCAACTGTTGTAAAAGGCAATAATCTTTTGCTCGAAGAATACGAAAATCCTCAGAAAGTCATTCCGTTAAAAATGGCGCCTTTAGTACTTATAGGTACTTTAATTACACATATTTTTGGTGGTTCTGCCGGTCGCGAAGGAACAGCGGTGCAAATGGGCGGCGCGATTGCAGATCAATTCACCCGAATATTCCAACTCGATAATTCCGACAGGAAGACGCTAATTATCCTAGGAATCAGCGCTGGTTTTGCCTCGGTTTTTGGTACGCCTTTGGCTGGAGCCTTATTTGCTTTAGAAGTAGTTTTTTTTAGTAAAATAAGTTTAAGAAGCAGTATTCTGTCTTTCTTGACCGCCTACATCGCTTATTTTACTGTTGAGTTTTGGCAGGTAAAACACACCCATTACAGTATTCCTATAGTTCCGGAACTCACTTTCTTGAATCTCCTTTGGATAATGGGTATCAGTATTTTATTTGGTTTAGCAGCTCTGTTATTTTCCAGAAGTACAAAGTTTTGGGGAGCTTTATTTTCTAAAACTATACAATATGCCCCACTTCGTCCTTTTATAGGAGGAATTATTCTTGCATTAGCCGTTTATTTTATCGGAACCACAAAATATATTGGTTTGGGAGTTCCTTCAATCGTTGATTCGTTTTTGACTGCTAATGCACCTTATGATTTTATTTTAAAAATATTATTCACCGGATTTACATTGGGAGCGGGATTTAAAGGAGGCGAAGTAACACCATTATTCTTCGTTGGTGCAACTTTAGGAAGTGCTTTATCCGTCATTGTTCCTTTGCCTATCGCTTTTTTGGCAGGACTTGGATTTGTGGCTGTTTTTTCGGGAGCAACCCATACGCCTATTGCTTGTACAGTAATGGGAATGGAACTTTTCGGGATAGAAAGTGGTATTTTTATTGGCATCGCCTGCTTAGTCGCCTATTTTTCTTCCGGCTCTGTTGGGATTTATAATGCCCAAATTGTAAAAGGAGCAAAATACCATTTGTACCAAAAATTAAACAGAAAAAAACTGGAGCTTTTCTAA
- a CDS encoding RidA family protein: protein MKRENILTGSPWEDKMGYCRAVRIGNIIEVSGTVAIVDGEKVKADDAHAQTLNILERIEKVLEDLNVSMKDVIRTRIFTTDINTFEAVATAHAIFFKDIKPVTGFYEISKLVAPEYLVEIEFTAVVSEK, encoded by the coding sequence ATGAAAAGAGAAAACATCTTGACAGGCTCTCCTTGGGAAGACAAAATGGGTTATTGTCGTGCGGTTCGTATTGGAAATATCATTGAAGTATCCGGAACAGTAGCAATCGTAGATGGCGAAAAAGTAAAAGCAGATGATGCCCACGCACAAACCTTAAACATTTTGGAACGCATCGAAAAAGTATTAGAAGATCTTAATGTAAGCATGAAAGATGTCATCCGTACCCGAATATTTACTACTGATATCAATACATTTGAAGCCGTTGCCACAGCACATGCTATTTTCTTTAAAGACATAAAACCAGTTACCGGTTTTTATGAAATCAGCAAACTAGTAGCGCCGGAATATTTAGTAGAAATTGAATTTACTGCTGTAGTTTCAGAAAAGTAA
- a CDS encoding CTP synthase, with translation MNQTKYIFVTGGVTSSLGKGIIAASLAKLLQARGYRTTIQKFDPYINVDPGTLNPYEHGECYVTDDGAETDLDLGHYERFLNVPTSQANNVTTGRIYLSVIEKERRGEFLGKTVQVVPHITNEIKDRMQLLGKSGDYDIVITEIGGTVGDIESLPYIESVRQLVWELGEHNGIVIHLTLVPYLAAAGELKTKPTQHSVKTLMESGIKADILVCRTEHEISEELRNKLALFCNVKREAVIQSIDASTIYEVPNLMLEEGLDVVALKKLDLPKKAAPDLKNWNTFLRRLKNPKHTVNIGLIGKYVEMQDCYKSILEAFIHSGAANETKVNVISIHSEYIDASNVNEKLAGLDGILVAPGFGERGIEGKIETVRYARENKVPFFGICLGMQMAIIEYSRNVLGLADANSTEMNDKTTHPVVNLMEDQKTITDKGGTMRLGAWKCDLKPDSLAYKIYGTTTISERHRHRYEYNSEYVDQLQKAGLIASGTNPDTGLVEIVELKDHPFFIGVQYHPEYKSTVANPHPIFVNFVAAAVKAKKK, from the coding sequence ATGAATCAAACGAAATATATTTTTGTTACAGGCGGTGTGACTTCTTCTTTAGGAAAAGGTATTATTGCGGCATCTTTGGCAAAATTATTACAGGCAAGAGGATACAGAACTACTATTCAAAAATTCGATCCTTATATAAATGTTGATCCAGGAACTTTAAATCCATACGAACATGGCGAATGTTATGTGACCGATGATGGTGCTGAAACGGATTTGGATTTAGGACACTACGAACGTTTCTTGAATGTTCCCACTTCTCAGGCTAATAATGTTACTACAGGTAGAATTTATCTTTCGGTAATTGAAAAAGAAAGAAGAGGAGAATTCTTAGGGAAAACAGTACAAGTTGTACCTCATATCACTAATGAAATTAAGGATAGAATGCAATTGCTTGGTAAATCGGGTGATTATGATATTGTAATTACAGAGATTGGTGGAACCGTTGGTGACATTGAATCCTTACCTTATATAGAGTCTGTTCGTCAACTGGTTTGGGAATTAGGCGAGCATAACGGAATTGTAATTCATTTGACTTTGGTGCCTTATTTGGCTGCTGCAGGCGAATTGAAAACAAAACCAACACAGCATTCCGTAAAAACATTGATGGAAAGCGGTATAAAAGCAGATATTTTAGTTTGTAGAACAGAGCACGAAATTTCAGAGGAATTGCGTAACAAATTGGCTTTGTTTTGTAATGTAAAAAGAGAAGCCGTTATTCAATCTATTGATGCTTCTACGATTTATGAAGTGCCTAATTTGATGTTAGAAGAAGGTCTTGATGTTGTTGCATTAAAAAAATTAGATTTACCTAAAAAAGCAGCTCCGGATTTAAAAAACTGGAACACTTTTTTACGCAGATTAAAAAATCCAAAACATACGGTGAATATCGGTTTGATTGGTAAATATGTTGAAATGCAGGATTGTTACAAATCTATTTTGGAAGCTTTTATTCACTCAGGTGCTGCTAATGAAACCAAAGTAAACGTGATTTCAATCCATTCAGAATATATCGATGCTTCAAATGTGAATGAAAAATTAGCGGGATTAGACGGTATTCTTGTTGCGCCAGGTTTTGGAGAAAGAGGAATCGAAGGGAAAATCGAAACAGTTCGCTACGCCCGTGAAAATAAAGTGCCGTTTTTCGGAATTTGTTTGGGAATGCAAATGGCAATTATCGAATATTCAAGAAATGTTCTTGGACTTGCCGATGCCAATTCTACAGAAATGAACGATAAAACAACACATCCTGTTGTTAACTTAATGGAAGATCAAAAAACAATTACAGACAAAGGTGGAACCATGCGTTTGGGAGCTTGGAAATGTGATTTGAAACCAGATTCGTTAGCCTATAAAATATACGGGACAACCACTATTTCAGAACGTCACCGTCACCGTTATGAATACAACAGCGAGTACGTGGATCAATTGCAAAAAGCGGGATTAATTGCTTCCGGAACTAACCCTGATACCGGTTTAGTGGAAATTGTTGAATTGAAAGACCATCCATTTTTTATTGGTGTTCAATACCACCCGGAATATAAGAGTACAGTAGCTAATCCGCATCCTATATTTGTGAATTTTGTGGCAGCGGCTGTTAAGGCGAAGAAAAAATAA
- a CDS encoding DUF3820 family protein — protein MDQNQKQLIKLAHTKMAFGKYEGWFLIDIPEYYIVWYSNKGFPKGELGEQLQLIYELKINGLEELIRNIKKRYPKP, from the coding sequence TTGGATCAAAATCAAAAACAACTGATAAAACTTGCGCATACCAAAATGGCTTTTGGCAAATACGAAGGCTGGTTTCTTATTGATATACCTGAATATTATATTGTTTGGTACAGTAATAAAGGATTTCCAAAAGGAGAATTAGGCGAACAATTGCAATTAATTTATGAATTAAAAATCAATGGTTTAGAAGAGTTGATTCGGAATATAAAAAAAAGGTATCCAAAACCTTAA
- a CDS encoding toxin-antitoxin system YwqK family antitoxin: MKVFYKIGIVVLVFWNVMNLHAQTAQTDYNKLDEKGQKHGLWKGIYEESKRPRYEGTFNHGKETGIFNFFDDTKAKVIIATREFNAKDNVAYTIFYDQDKNKVSEGKVINKVFEGQWNYYHHASKTIMTTENYSKGKLEGLRTVYFPSGKIAEEMSYKNNVKEGVYKKYSEKGIVLEESFFKNNEYNGPAIFRDTNGTVVSQGKFINGKKEGLWQFFEKGKAVKEMNMSFPESATKSKHN; this comes from the coding sequence ATGAAAGTATTTTATAAAATAGGAATAGTTGTTTTGGTTTTTTGGAACGTGATGAATCTCCATGCGCAAACGGCACAAACTGATTATAACAAATTAGACGAAAAAGGACAAAAACATGGTTTGTGGAAAGGTATTTATGAAGAGTCGAAAAGGCCTCGATACGAAGGAACTTTTAATCACGGCAAAGAAACAGGTATTTTTAATTTCTTTGATGATACCAAAGCCAAAGTCATAATTGCTACACGGGAATTTAATGCAAAAGACAATGTGGCGTATACTATTTTTTATGATCAAGATAAAAATAAAGTAAGCGAAGGAAAAGTCATAAATAAAGTATTTGAAGGCCAATGGAACTATTATCACCACGCTTCAAAAACAATCATGACTACCGAAAATTATAGTAAAGGAAAGCTGGAAGGTTTGCGAACAGTTTATTTTCCCAGCGGAAAAATTGCTGAAGAAATGAGTTATAAAAACAATGTAAAGGAAGGTGTTTATAAAAAATATTCCGAAAAAGGAATTGTGCTCGAAGAGTCTTTTTTTAAGAATAACGAGTATAATGGTCCGGCTATTTTTAGAGATACAAACGGAACTGTAGTTTCACAAGGGAAGTTTATAAACGGAAAAAAAGAAGGGCTTTGGCAGTTTTTTGAGAAAGGAAAAGCAGTAAAAGAAATGAATATGAGTTTCCCTGAAAGCGCTACAAAGTCTAAACACAATTAA
- the guaA gene encoding glutamine-hydrolyzing GMP synthase has protein sequence MQHNVLILDFGSQYTQLIARRVRELNIFCEIFPYNHFPSDLSSYKAVILGGSPFSVRSEDAPHPDLSQIRGKLPMLAVCYGAQYLSHFSGGEVAASNTREYGRANLSYIKEDEIFFEGVSENSQVWMSHSDSIKALPTNGIKLASTHDVEFAAYKIEGETTYAIQYHPEVFHSTDGSKMLENFLVKIAEVPQNFTPGAFVEEIVAEMKEKIGNDKVVLGLSGGVDSTVAAVLLHKAIGKNLYCIFVNNGLLRKNEFQSVLDQYEGMGLNVKGVDASQRFYDALAGVTDPELKRKAIGNAFIEVFDDESHKIENVTWLAQGTIYPDVIESVSVKGPSATIKSHHNVGGLPDYMKLKIVEPLRMLFKDEVRRVGATLGIDPELLGRHPFPGPGLSIRILGDITLEKVQILQDVDKVFIDGLKSWGLYDKVWQAGAILLPVNSVGVMGDERTYEKVVALRAVESTDGMTADWVHLPYDFLMKVSNDIINKVKGVNRVVYDISSKPPATIEWE, from the coding sequence ATGCAACACAACGTACTTATTTTAGATTTCGGATCGCAATATACTCAGCTTATTGCGCGTAGAGTTCGCGAATTAAATATATTCTGCGAAATTTTTCCATACAATCACTTTCCAAGTGATTTATCCTCTTATAAAGCAGTAATTCTTGGTGGAAGTCCATTTTCTGTTCGTTCAGAAGATGCGCCACATCCTGATTTATCTCAAATTAGAGGAAAACTTCCTATGCTTGCCGTTTGTTACGGAGCACAATATCTATCCCATTTTAGTGGAGGTGAAGTAGCTGCTTCAAACACCAGAGAATATGGTAGAGCTAATTTGTCTTATATAAAAGAAGATGAAATTTTCTTTGAAGGAGTTTCTGAAAATAGTCAAGTTTGGATGAGTCATAGTGATAGTATTAAAGCTTTGCCAACAAATGGAATAAAACTAGCAAGCACACATGATGTGGAATTTGCGGCTTATAAAATTGAAGGAGAAACGACTTACGCTATTCAATACCATCCTGAGGTTTTCCATTCAACAGATGGATCCAAAATGTTGGAGAATTTCTTGGTAAAAATTGCCGAAGTTCCTCAAAATTTTACACCAGGTGCTTTCGTTGAAGAAATCGTAGCTGAAATGAAAGAAAAAATCGGAAACGACAAAGTAGTTTTAGGTCTTTCAGGAGGAGTAGATTCAACTGTAGCAGCGGTTTTATTGCACAAGGCCATCGGTAAAAACCTGTACTGTATTTTTGTAAATAATGGTTTGCTTCGTAAAAATGAATTTCAATCTGTTTTAGATCAATATGAAGGAATGGGGTTGAATGTAAAAGGAGTAGATGCTTCTCAACGTTTTTATGATGCTTTAGCAGGAGTTACTGATCCAGAATTGAAAAGAAAAGCCATCGGAAATGCTTTTATCGAAGTTTTTGATGATGAGTCACATAAAATTGAAAACGTTACTTGGTTAGCCCAAGGGACAATATATCCTGATGTTATCGAATCGGTTTCTGTAAAAGGTCCATCGGCAACGATTAAATCTCACCATAACGTGGGTGGTTTGCCTGATTATATGAAATTGAAAATTGTTGAGCCTTTGCGTATGCTTTTTAAAGATGAAGTACGTAGAGTAGGAGCGACTTTAGGAATTGATCCGGAATTGTTAGGAAGACATCCTTTCCCAGGACCTGGATTATCTATTCGAATTTTAGGTGATATTACTTTAGAAAAAGTACAAATTTTACAAGATGTAGATAAGGTTTTTATCGACGGATTGAAATCTTGGGGATTGTATGACAAAGTATGGCAAGCCGGAGCAATTTTGCTTCCTGTAAATAGTGTTGGTGTTATGGGTGATGAACGTACGTATGAAAAAGTAGTTGCATTGCGCGCTGTAGAATCTACTGACGGAATGACTGCAGACTGGGTACATTTGCCTTATGACTTCTTGATGAAAGTGTCTAACGACATTATTAATAAGGTAAAAGGAGTAAATAGAGTTGTGTATGATATAAGCTCTAAACCGCCAGCCACAATAGAGTGGGAATAG
- the yidC gene encoding membrane protein insertase YidC: MEEKKFDLNSIIGFVLIFGILIWIMYQNKPDAKVVAAEKAQKELLIKQAKAKELTDKVVAKATAAVATTGDSTQLAQLQKTLGNFAYSATLPSAKEGFTTIENELVKLKIANKGGFIVEATLKTFEKFKKGSGQLVQLIKDNNANLNVQLLTGDNRTLNTRDLYFEPTLTKVGADQILSMKLKAGANEFLEYKYILKPNEYMVGFDVRSQGLNKVLNTAKPLDLEWDLKSYRNEKSVSYENRYAQIEYEYEDEKFSSVSLGKDKQDTPENVKFVAFKQHFFTTILLTEKPFEKTTLSSNDLVLDEKTDTIFTKQFKANLPLAFTNGEVDYKMSWYFGPSDYKTLKAYDKNLDKIIPLGWGIFGWINKFIFIPLFGFLSSYITYGIAIIVFTILIKIAMSPITFKSFLSQAKMKVLRPEITELGEKYKKDAMKKQQETMKLYNKAGVNPMAGCIPALIQLPFMYASFQFFPSAFELRQKSFLWADDLSSFDSVVKLPFHIPLYGDHISLFPILAAIAIFFYMKMTSGDQQMAAPQQEGMPDMAKMMKIMIYVSPLMMLFFFNSYGAGLSLYNFISNLITIGIMIVIKRYFIDSDKIHAQIQENKLKEPKKQGKFQQKLQEVMQQAEAQKAQQKKK, encoded by the coding sequence ATGGAAGAAAAAAAATTTGACCTTAATTCGATAATAGGTTTTGTATTGATTTTTGGTATTTTGATTTGGATCATGTATCAAAATAAACCTGATGCGAAAGTGGTTGCTGCAGAGAAAGCCCAAAAAGAGCTTTTGATTAAGCAAGCCAAAGCTAAAGAATTAACGGATAAAGTGGTGGCAAAAGCTACGGCTGCTGTAGCTACAACCGGAGATTCTACACAATTGGCTCAATTGCAAAAAACATTAGGAAATTTTGCTTATTCAGCTACACTGCCTTCTGCAAAAGAAGGGTTTACTACTATCGAAAATGAATTGGTAAAACTAAAAATTGCTAATAAAGGAGGATTTATTGTAGAAGCTACTTTAAAAACTTTCGAAAAATTCAAAAAAGGTTCAGGCCAATTAGTACAATTAATCAAAGACAACAATGCTAATTTAAATGTGCAGTTGTTAACGGGTGATAATCGTACGTTGAATACCAGAGATTTGTATTTTGAACCAACGCTAACAAAAGTTGGAGCAGATCAAATCCTTTCTATGAAATTGAAAGCGGGTGCCAATGAATTTTTGGAATACAAATATATTTTGAAACCAAACGAATATATGGTTGGTTTTGATGTTCGTTCTCAAGGATTGAATAAAGTATTGAATACGGCAAAACCATTAGATTTAGAATGGGATTTGAAATCATATAGAAATGAGAAAAGTGTTTCTTATGAAAATAGATATGCTCAAATTGAATATGAATATGAGGATGAAAAATTCAGTTCTGTAAGTTTAGGTAAGGATAAACAGGATACTCCCGAAAACGTAAAATTTGTTGCTTTCAAACAACATTTTTTCACGACTATTTTATTGACTGAAAAACCATTTGAGAAAACTACTTTGTCTTCAAATGATTTAGTTTTAGACGAAAAAACAGATACAATATTCACAAAACAGTTTAAAGCTAATTTGCCTTTGGCTTTCACCAATGGCGAAGTAGATTATAAAATGAGTTGGTATTTTGGTCCCTCAGATTATAAAACTTTAAAAGCATATGATAAAAATTTAGATAAAATTATTCCATTAGGTTGGGGAATTTTTGGATGGATTAATAAATTTATTTTTATTCCGTTATTTGGATTTTTAAGCTCTTATATTACTTATGGTATAGCAATTATTGTATTTACAATTTTGATAAAAATTGCTATGTCGCCAATCACTTTTAAATCATTTTTGTCACAAGCCAAAATGAAAGTACTTCGTCCTGAAATCACAGAATTAGGGGAGAAATACAAAAAAGATGCTATGAAAAAGCAACAGGAAACCATGAAATTATACAATAAAGCAGGAGTGAATCCTATGGCAGGTTGTATTCCCGCTTTGATTCAGCTGCCTTTTATGTATGCTTCATTTCAGTTTTTCCCTTCGGCATTCGAATTGAGACAAAAAAGTTTCCTTTGGGCAGACGATTTATCTTCTTTTGATTCAGTGGTAAAATTACCATTTCACATTCCTTTGTATGGTGATCATATTAGTTTGTTCCCAATATTGGCTGCAATTGCTATTTTCTTCTATATGAAAATGACTTCTGGTGACCAACAAATGGCAGCACCACAACAAGAAGGTATGCCGGATATGGCAAAAATGATGAAAATCATGATTTATGTTTCGCCATTAATGATGTTATTTTTCTTTAATAGTTATGGAGCGGGATTGAGTTTGTATAACTTTATTTCGAACTTAATTACTATTGGAATTATGATTGTCATCAAAAGATACTTTATCGACAGTGATAAGATTCATGCTCAAATTCAAGAAAATAAATTGAAAGAGCCTAAGAAACAAGGTAAGTTCCAGCAAAAATTACAAGAAGTAATGCAACAGGCTGAAGCTCAAAAAGCACAACAAAAAAAGAAATAA